One genomic window of Roseateles sp. DAIF2 includes the following:
- a CDS encoding cupin domain-containing protein, which produces MQESNSFPLWSRRLLAGLALAGATGLLLAQAPGLTRQLVGRAEVSAPGREAVVARVEVAPGAKAGRHTHPGDEISYVLEGEATLLIDGQAPRTVKAGESFVIPAGVVHDAHNDTAAPIKLVGVYVVEKGKPLATPVP; this is translated from the coding sequence ATGCAAGAGTCGAACTCATTCCCTCTCTGGTCGCGGCGCCTCCTGGCCGGGCTGGCGCTGGCCGGCGCCACCGGGCTGCTGCTCGCGCAGGCGCCCGGCCTGACGCGCCAGCTGGTGGGCCGCGCCGAAGTCTCGGCGCCGGGGCGCGAGGCGGTGGTCGCGCGGGTCGAGGTGGCGCCTGGCGCCAAGGCCGGCCGCCACACCCATCCGGGCGACGAGATCAGTTATGTGCTGGAGGGCGAGGCGACCCTGCTGATCGACGGCCAGGCGCCGCGCACCGTCAAGGCCGGCGAGAGCTTCGTGATCCCGGCCGGCGTCGTGCACGACGCCCACAACGACACCGCGGCGCCGATCAAGCTGGTCGGCGTCTATGTGGTCGAGAAGGGCAAGCCGCTGGCGACGCCCGTGCCCTGA